A part of Eubacterium sp. AB3007 genomic DNA contains:
- a CDS encoding PIG-L family deacetylase codes for MGGSKMSLLVISPHMDDETFGAGGTMKKYAENGEQVYWLNISNTKEEYGYPAELVNKRERQFAAVAEKLQVTEAFDWKLRPAHLAEYPTGDQIGRLAGLVEDLQPDTIISPYYGDIHSDHGTVYSWVKAVSKSFRNPSLKRLLLMEINSETDFAMPDQMFRPNYFIDISTQMESKLEAVGIYSQEIAPHPFPRSLDNVKALATGRGAVAGVQYAEAFMMIRGIEK; via the coding sequence ATGGGGGGAAGTAAAATGAGTCTATTGGTGATTTCTCCGCATATGGACGACGAAACATTCGGCGCCGGCGGCACGATGAAGAAATACGCAGAAAACGGGGAGCAGGTCTACTGGCTGAATATTTCCAATACAAAGGAGGAATACGGGTATCCTGCAGAACTGGTAAACAAGAGAGAAAGACAGTTTGCGGCGGTGGCAGAGAAACTTCAGGTGACTGAGGCGTTCGACTGGAAGCTGCGGCCGGCTCATCTGGCGGAGTATCCGACAGGAGATCAGATCGGACGACTTGCCGGCCTGGTGGAGGACTTGCAGCCGGATACTATCATATCTCCCTACTATGGAGATATTCACTCTGATCACGGTACCGTCTATTCCTGGGTGAAGGCGGTGAGCAAGTCTTTTCGCAATCCATCGCTGAAGAGGCTTCTGCTTATGGAGATCAATTCGGAAACTGACTTCGCTATGCCGGATCAGATGTTCCGCCCCAATTACTTCATCGATATTTCTACACAGATGGAGTCCAAACTGGAGGCGGTGGGCATCTACAGCCAGGAGATTGCGCCGCATCCATTCCCCCGCAGTCTGGATAACGTGAAAGCGCTGGCTACCGGGCGAGGGGCAGTGGCAGGCGTACAGTATGCAGAAGCGTTTATGATGATCCGAGGGATCGAGAAGTAA
- a CDS encoding Gfo/Idh/MocA family protein, giving the protein MMTKELRVCFVGVGSIAKRHIRNLKAITEERGVRCSIDVFRSGKGAPLPPETAGLVDRTFSRMEEVSGGYDAVFVTNPTARHFDALRDFQDLTEAFFIEKPVFQSAKIDKQALSLEGKCCYVACPLRYTGVIQHLKEHISPADVRSLRVVSASYLPEWRPGTDYRKTYSASKELGGGVSIDLIHEWDYITYLLGLPVSVKSLIRKVSSLEINSDDIAVYIADYENCLVELHLDYFTRETIRRIEITTEEGMITADLVGQTIRYPGDRVLSFDSERDSFQRRELEYFLDVLEGKEENTNDLEHALRVLAIAEGN; this is encoded by the coding sequence ATGATGACTAAGGAATTGCGCGTCTGCTTTGTGGGCGTAGGATCGATTGCAAAGAGACATATCAGAAATCTGAAGGCGATCACTGAGGAAAGAGGGGTCCGTTGCAGCATCGATGTTTTTCGAAGTGGGAAAGGTGCCCCACTGCCTCCGGAGACAGCGGGCCTTGTTGACCGGACCTTCTCCAGAATGGAGGAGGTGTCCGGAGGGTACGACGCTGTCTTTGTCACCAATCCAACAGCCAGACATTTCGATGCACTGCGAGATTTTCAGGATCTGACAGAGGCGTTCTTCATCGAGAAGCCGGTGTTCCAGTCGGCAAAGATCGATAAACAGGCTTTGTCACTGGAAGGGAAATGTTGTTATGTGGCTTGTCCGCTGCGGTACACCGGAGTGATCCAGCATCTGAAGGAGCATATTTCGCCTGCAGATGTGAGGAGTCTTCGGGTGGTTTCGGCAAGCTATCTGCCGGAATGGAGACCTGGGACGGATTACAGAAAGACCTATAGCGCGAGCAAGGAGCTGGGAGGCGGCGTATCGATCGACCTCATCCATGAATGGGATTATATCACGTACCTGTTGGGATTACCGGTCTCTGTCAAGTCCCTCATCCGGAAGGTGTCTTCGCTCGAGATCAATAGCGATGATATCGCAGTGTATATTGCGGACTATGAGAACTGTCTGGTCGAACTTCATCTGGATTATTTTACCAGAGAAACGATCCGAAGAATCGAGATCACAACAGAGGAAGGCATGATCACAGCGGATCTGGTCGGGCAGACGATTCGCTATCCGGGGGACAGGGTCCTGTCCTTTGACAGCGAGAGAGATAGTTTTCAGCGCAGGGAACTGGAGTATTTTCTGGATGTGTTGGAAGGAAAAGAAGAGAATACAAACGATCTTGAACATGCATTGAGAGTGCTGGCGATTGCAGAAGGGAATTGA
- a CDS encoding Gfo/Idh/MocA family protein, giving the protein MTIGIVGLGSMGKRRIRLLQKIDAGFSLVGIDAREDRREEAQKLYGITVSEDLEKAIEEHGIQAVVVSTSPLSHGGIIKTALQKNCHVFTELNLVEDLYEENMRLAEQNGRVLFLSSTMMFREEIGFISREVGKSSLPVNYSYHVGQFLPTWHSWESYKDFFVANKRTNGCREVFAIELPWLIKAFGKIESCQVLKGRMTDLDLDYPDNFEVLVSHENGNRGTLNINVASQFAVRNLEVYGQQCYMRWGGTPDSLLQYEQESGGLKKIALYNETEQINSQNRSIIEDAYEMELREFIGAIQDGLRPRYSFEEDREVLHLIDHIEGTGNDD; this is encoded by the coding sequence ATGACTATAGGAATCGTTGGACTTGGATCCATGGGAAAAAGGCGGATCCGCCTATTGCAGAAGATTGATGCGGGGTTTTCCCTTGTCGGTATCGATGCAAGAGAAGACCGGCGCGAGGAAGCGCAGAAGCTGTATGGGATCACCGTTTCGGAGGATCTGGAAAAGGCCATTGAAGAGCACGGTATCCAGGCCGTTGTGGTTTCGACCAGTCCCCTGTCTCATGGGGGGATCATCAAAACAGCACTGCAGAAGAACTGCCATGTGTTTACAGAACTGAACCTTGTGGAGGATCTCTACGAAGAGAATATGCGGTTGGCGGAACAGAACGGGCGTGTCCTGTTCCTCTCGTCCACCATGATGTTCCGGGAGGAGATCGGGTTTATCAGCAGAGAAGTGGGGAAGAGCAGTCTTCCGGTGAACTACAGTTATCATGTGGGGCAGTTTCTGCCCACCTGGCACAGCTGGGAGAGCTACAAGGATTTCTTTGTGGCAAACAAGAGGACGAACGGCTGCCGTGAGGTCTTTGCAATTGAACTGCCCTGGCTGATCAAGGCCTTTGGTAAGATCGAGAGCTGTCAGGTCCTGAAAGGGAGGATGACGGATCTGGATCTGGATTACCCGGACAACTTTGAAGTCCTGGTTTCCCACGAGAACGGGAACAGAGGAACGCTGAATATCAATGTAGCATCGCAGTTTGCAGTCAGAAATCTGGAAGTGTATGGACAGCAGTGCTATATGAGATGGGGCGGAACCCCCGACTCTCTTCTGCAGTATGAGCAGGAAAGCGGTGGTCTGAAAAAGATCGCGCTGTACAACGAAACGGAACAGATCAACTCTCAGAACCGTTCGATCATAGAGGACGCATACGAAATGGAGCTCCGAGAGTTTATCGGAGCGATCCAGGATGGTTTGAGACCAAGGTATTCGTTTGAAGAGGATCGGGAAGTGCTGCATCTCATCGATCATATTGAAGGGACTGGGAATGATGACTAA
- the neuB gene encoding N-acetylneuraminate synthase produces the protein MDRHTKIIAEIGVNYNGSMEIAKRMVDEIARCGVDVAKFQTAVPENLVSRFAQKADYQKETTGGEESQLEMIRKIMLPLEAFAEVKAYCEKAGVEFLSTPFDLESIDYLDSLGMRLWKIPSGEVTNLPYLIKIARTGYPVIMSTGMCTLTEISEAVDVLNHYGAGDLTILHCTTEYPAPKDEVNLRAMDTLRETFGVPIGYSDHTEGIEVSLAAVARGATVIEKHFTLDKNMEGPDHKASTEPAEFRQMVQSIRNIERALGQGGKTVSPSEARNMTAARKSIVAARKITQGEVFTEDNLTTKRPGDGISPMRWFEVIGQKAPKDFEQDEKVVL, from the coding sequence ATGGATAGACATACGAAAATCATTGCGGAGATCGGCGTCAATTACAACGGGAGCATGGAGATCGCAAAACGCATGGTTGACGAGATCGCAAGGTGTGGAGTGGACGTCGCCAAGTTTCAGACAGCGGTCCCGGAGAACCTGGTTTCCCGCTTTGCGCAGAAGGCAGACTATCAGAAAGAGACGACCGGGGGAGAAGAGAGCCAACTGGAAATGATCCGGAAGATCATGCTCCCGCTGGAGGCTTTCGCCGAGGTGAAAGCATACTGTGAGAAGGCGGGCGTGGAATTTCTCTCTACCCCCTTTGATCTGGAGAGCATCGATTATCTGGATAGCCTCGGGATGCGCCTGTGGAAGATTCCTTCCGGGGAAGTCACCAACCTTCCCTATCTGATCAAGATCGCAAGGACTGGGTACCCGGTGATCATGTCCACGGGAATGTGCACGCTGACCGAGATCAGTGAAGCGGTTGATGTACTGAATCACTATGGAGCAGGAGATCTGACGATCCTTCACTGTACAACGGAGTATCCTGCTCCCAAGGACGAGGTCAATCTGCGCGCAATGGATACGCTGCGGGAGACGTTTGGCGTGCCCATTGGCTATTCGGATCATACAGAGGGGATCGAGGTCAGCCTCGCAGCGGTGGCCAGGGGGGCGACGGTCATCGAGAAGCACTTCACACTGGACAAAAACATGGAAGGGCCGGATCACAAAGCCAGCACCGAGCCTGCTGAATTCCGGCAGATGGTGCAGAGCATTCGGAATATCGAAAGGGCCCTCGGGCAGGGAGGCAAGACAGTGAGCCCCTCGGAAGCAAGGAATATGACCGCTGCCAGAAAAAGCATCGTTGCTGCCAGGAAGATCACGCAGGGAGAGGTGTTCACGGAAGATAATCTGACCACAAAGAGGCCGGGGGACGGGATCAGCCCTATGCGATGGTTCGAAGTGATTGGGCAGAAGGCGCCGAAAGATTTCGAACAAGATGAAAAGGTGGTATTATAG
- a CDS encoding GNAT family N-acetyltransferase gives MITYRKIDYSKHSDKAEIVRMYRDIFQVDFAEEYDFLFGTREDCDPLGIVAIDPERERVVGHFTTIAFTALIDEKPSRFRMSMGFMTDPEYRGQGIATNLYFELKKAILAAGDGTCFIIGFPNENSVHMHVARMEYQEFRRFHFVRLPNDAGAEAAEFTRIDAVTLADPDARNEGSNRVQHTSAFLNFRFADEKYEKYISDSGNVYICTRFRDKFDILYWSDCRNEKELLAFARFLYGREGVARVTTWNSLDYLDKYPAEEREYHMCINYLNNTEEQQAEIDKPWIFLMGDCELF, from the coding sequence ATGATAACATATAGGAAAATCGATTATTCGAAGCACTCTGACAAAGCAGAGATCGTCAGGATGTACAGGGATATCTTCCAGGTTGATTTTGCAGAAGAGTACGATTTCCTTTTCGGGACACGGGAGGACTGTGACCCGCTTGGGATCGTTGCGATAGACCCGGAACGTGAAAGGGTGGTTGGACATTTTACGACCATTGCCTTTACGGCCCTGATCGATGAGAAGCCAAGCCGTTTCCGGATGTCCATGGGGTTTATGACGGATCCGGAGTACAGGGGACAGGGAATTGCCACCAACCTGTATTTTGAACTAAAGAAGGCAATTCTTGCAGCGGGAGATGGAACTTGCTTTATCATTGGATTCCCCAACGAAAATTCCGTGCACATGCACGTCGCGAGGATGGAATACCAAGAGTTCCGCCGATTCCATTTTGTCCGGCTTCCCAATGACGCAGGGGCAGAAGCGGCGGAGTTTACCAGGATCGATGCAGTGACACTGGCGGATCCTGATGCCCGAAATGAAGGGAGCAACCGCGTGCAGCACACGTCGGCCTTTCTGAACTTCAGGTTCGCGGATGAAAAGTATGAGAAATATATCTCTGATAGCGGGAATGTCTATATTTGTACCCGATTCAGAGACAAGTTCGATATCCTGTATTGGTCGGATTGCAGAAACGAGAAGGAACTTCTGGCGTTTGCTCGCTTCCTGTACGGCCGGGAAGGGGTAGCGCGGGTGACGACCTGGAACTCTCTGGACTATCTCGACAAGTATCCGGCGGAGGAGCGGGAATATCACATGTGTATCAACTATCTTAACAACACGGAAGAGCAGCAGGCGGAGATCGACAAGCCATGGATCTTTCTGATGGGAGATTGCGAGCTTTTCTGA
- the neuC gene encoding UDP-N-acetylglucosamine 2-epimerase, which translates to MRVLSITGNRADYDLMSYLYKYFNQDEEIEFDLVVTGAHLTLGYEESLRDIYADGNHVVAEIENILNSDTKSSRAKSTGILLSALTEVVKQTKPDVIIAPGDREEVICAAIVSGYMDIPFLHFFGGDYAVSGHVDNLVRHAASKMATAHFVATEEHARRLLALGEEESRIFKTGSVALDKFTEEPWITREDLLQKLGIPGFGNYALLIYHPPAEITGHNEEIEKVLQTLKEKGIHTIVSYPNTDFNSSEIVKIYQRYMDDEQFYFYRNLDRNTFINLYRHADFQIGNSSSGVAEAASIPLPVINIGTRQRNRGNVDNVLFVERVDDRLGEVIDKALSPEYRESIKDVVNIYGDGTSSRKAYEIIKNTDFKKMIRKLYDPIIHGGK; encoded by the coding sequence ATGAGAGTTCTATCTATTACTGGTAACCGTGCAGATTATGATCTGATGTCCTATCTGTACAAGTACTTTAACCAAGATGAAGAGATCGAGTTTGACCTGGTCGTGACCGGGGCGCATCTGACACTGGGGTACGAGGAGTCATTGCGAGATATCTATGCCGATGGAAACCATGTGGTGGCGGAGATCGAAAACATCCTGAATTCCGACACCAAGAGTTCCCGTGCAAAGAGCACCGGCATACTTCTGTCAGCGCTGACAGAAGTGGTCAAGCAGACCAAGCCCGATGTGATCATTGCGCCGGGAGACCGTGAAGAGGTGATCTGCGCGGCGATCGTAAGCGGCTATATGGATATTCCATTTCTCCATTTCTTCGGAGGGGACTATGCGGTATCCGGACATGTGGATAACCTGGTCAGACATGCGGCCTCCAAGATGGCAACGGCCCATTTTGTGGCAACAGAGGAGCACGCGCGTCGATTGCTTGCTCTTGGAGAGGAAGAGTCCCGGATCTTCAAAACCGGAAGCGTGGCACTGGACAAGTTCACAGAGGAACCCTGGATCACCAGAGAAGATCTTCTCCAGAAACTGGGGATCCCCGGATTTGGGAACTATGCGCTCCTGATCTATCACCCCCCGGCGGAAATCACCGGACATAATGAGGAAATCGAGAAAGTGCTGCAGACTCTGAAGGAGAAGGGGATCCACACCATCGTCAGCTACCCCAACACAGATTTCAACAGCAGTGAGATCGTAAAAATCTACCAGAGGTATATGGACGATGAACAGTTCTATTTCTACAGAAACCTGGACAGGAACACCTTCATCAACCTTTACCGGCACGCGGACTTCCAGATTGGCAACTCCAGTTCGGGTGTGGCAGAAGCGGCGTCCATCCCACTGCCTGTGATCAATATCGGGACACGGCAGAGAAACCGGGGAAACGTGGACAACGTGTTATTCGTAGAGCGCGTCGATGATCGTTTGGGAGAAGTGATCGACAAAGCTTTGTCCCCGGAATACAGGGAATCCATCAAGGATGTGGTCAACATCTATGGGGATGGGACCAGTTCCAGAAAAGCTTATGAGATCATCAAGAATACCGATTTCAAGAAGATGATCCGAAAACTCTACGATCCAATCATACATGGGGGGAAGTAA